A genomic stretch from Myxocyprinus asiaticus isolate MX2 ecotype Aquarium Trade chromosome 24, UBuf_Myxa_2, whole genome shotgun sequence includes:
- the LOC127415305 gene encoding zinc finger BED domain-containing protein 4-like: MRDNAPNMSKAMQDAQLPSLPCMAHMLQLVVNEGLLSQRSISDIVAYWKKNSWPHSPLACSRLQNVQTQLGQSKKSRQQDVPTRWNSTYYMLLSLTEQEHALGVYAADYKLPATLTSYQWGLIENISTLLAPFEELTKEISFSTATAADVIRSIVALKRLLRKSAETDHGMKMFKTTLLEAVEKRFSDTELEPMYCLATILDPRYKDRYFSKTQSNIKYEKCFRMCYKQRQENRGQRWDTLMTGAKRKAQTRQQRKYYAEQAHCSR; this comes from the exons ATGCGTGATAATGCCCCAAATATGTCTAAAGCAATGCAGGATGCTCAACTACCTAGCTTGCCTTGTATGGCCCATATGCTTCAGCTGGTGGTAAATGAAGGGTTGCTCTCACAGCGCAGCATAAGTGACATAGTAGCATACTGGAAGAAGAATAGTTGGCCACATTCGCCTCTCGCCTGCTCCCGACTCCAGAATGTGCAGACACAACTGGGCCAGTCAAAGAAAAGTCGACAACAAGATGTTCCAACCCGATGGAACAGCACATATTATATGTTGTTAAGTCTTACGGAGCAGGAGCATGCTTTAGGGGTATATGCTGCAGACTACAAATTACCGGCAACCCTTACTTCGTACCAGTGGGGTCTAATTGAGAACATCTCGACTCTTCTTGCACCGTTTGAGGAGCTTACAAAAGAGATCAGCTTTTCCACAGCGACTGCGGCTGATGTCATTCGCTCAATTGTTGCATTGAAACGTCTCCTAAGAAAAAGTGCTGAAACGGATCATGGCATGAAGATGTTCAAAACCACTCTTTTGGAAGCGGTTGAGAAAAGATTCAGCGACACTGAATTGGAGCCCATGTACTGTCTGGCTACAATCCTCGATCCAAG GTACAAGGATCGATATTTCAGCAAAACACAGTCAAACATCAAGTACGAGAAATGCTTCAGAATGTGTTACAAACAGAGACAGGAGAACAGAGGCCAGAGATGGGACACGCTGATGACGGGAGCAAAGAGGAAAGCACAGACGCGCCAGCAGAGAAAATACTACGCAGAGCAAGCTCACTGTTCACGATGA